Genomic segment of Paucidesulfovibrio longus DSM 6739:
AGCCGCCCCCTGCGCGTGGTGGTGGACGGCGGCAACGGCTCCGCAGGGGAGCTGACGGCCCTGCTCCTGGAGCGCGCCGCGCAGAACGCCGATCCGGAGGCCGCCTCCGCTCCCGTCCTGGAGGTGGAGCGCCTTTTCTGCGAACCGGACGGAACGTTTCCCAATCACCACCCCGATCCCGTGGTCGAATCCAACATGGAACGGCTCAAGGCCCGCGTGCTGGAGACGGGCGCGGACCTGGGCGTGGGCCTGGACGGCGACGGCGACCGCATCGGCGTGGTGGACGAGACGGGCCGGCTCTGGCCCGGCGACCGCCTCCTGGCGCTATTCGCCCGCGACGTGCTGCGGCGCGCGCCCGGCGCGCGGATCATCGCGGACGTGAAGTGCAGCCACCTCCTGTTCAGGGACATCGCGGCCCACGGCGGCGTGCCGGTCATGGGCGTCACCGGCCATTCCATCATGAAGCGCGCGCTCAAGGAGCAGGGCGCGGCCCTGGCCGGGGAGATGAGCGGACATATGTTTTTCGGCGAGGGCTTTTTCGGCTGGGACGACGCGCCCTACGCGGCCCTGCGCCTCGCGTCCCTGCTCGTGCGGTCGGTCGGCCCGCTGTCGGCCATGCTGGACGACTGGCCCGAGAGCTGGGCCACACCGGAAATCCGCATGCCCTGCCCGGAGGCGTCCAAGTTCGACGTGGTCCGGCGCGTGCGCGAGGATCTGGCCGCGCGGTTCGATATCATTGACGTGGACGGGGTTCGCGTGGTCTTTCCGGACGGATGGGGCCTTGTGCGCGCCTCGAACACCCAGGCCGAGCTGACCCTGCGCTTCGAGGCCGAGAGCGAGGCGCGGCTGGCGGAAATCGAGCGCCTGATCCGCGAGGCCGTGGAAAGGGCGAGGCGCTCCCTCGGCTGAGCCTGCGCGCCGAGTCCGTCGCAAGCCTGTTCCCCCGGAGAGGACGATGCTGACCGAGTGGGCCTTCCGTTCCTTCTGGCGGAGGCTGCTCTGCCTGATTACCCGACGCGCTCCCCGCGTGACCGGGCATTGCCTGCAATGCGGCCGCTGCTGCCGCGAAATCGTGCTCTGCCACGACGGGCGCTGGGTGACCTCGCCCAAACGGTTCGCCGAGCTGCTCGCGCTGGAACCCGGATACGAACGCCTGGAGCCCGTCGGGCGCGACGCGGACGGCAGGCTGCTCTTCAGCTGCTCCTGGCTCGGCGCGGACAGGCGCTGCCTCTGCCACGAGGACCGGCTTCCCCTCTGCCGTCATTATCCGAGTCCCAGACTTTGGCTGCGGGGCGTGGACCTTCCCCGCTCATGCGGGTATAGGTTGGAAGGACCGGACCTGTTCGGCTTTCTGCGCGGCGAGCGTCCCAAAACGGAGCGGACCTTCGAGCGCCTGCTCGACCGGGAACGGGAACAGGCCGAGGCCCGGAACGCTGAACCACACGATCGAAGTCCGGATTCGGACGAGGAATCATGAAGAAATACATCTTGCTGGCGGTTCTCCTCGCGGTGGTGGCGGGCGTCGTGTTCTGGCGCTCCACCGGGGCGGATACGGAAATCACCGTGGTGGCCACGGGCGTGGTCGAGCGCGGCGAGGTGCGCCGCATCCTGGAGGCCACGGGCATCGTCAAGGCCCAGGTCGGCGCGCAGGTCAAGATCGGCGCGCGCGCCACGGGCGTGCTCGTGAACATCCCGGTTAAGGTGGGCGACGAGGTCGCCGCGGGCCAGCTCGTGGCCGAGATCGACGACCGGGAGATCCGCGCCAAGCTGACCGAGGCCGAGGCGCGCTACAATCTTGCCAAGGCCAAGGCCGAGCGGGCGGCCAAGGATCTGGTGCGCAAGCGCCAGCTCGTTTCCCAGAAGCTCGACTCCCAGTCCTCCCTGGACGAGGCCCTGGAAAACGCCCGCGTGACCCGCTACGAGGCGGATGCGGAAAACGCCAGCCTGAACAGCCTGCGCATCCAGCTTTCCTATTACCGCATCTTCAGCCCCATCAACGGCGTGGTTTCGAACATCACGGCTCAGGAGGGCGAAACCGTGGTTTCCGGGCTCCAGGTCTCCAACCTGATCACGGTGCTCGACCCCACGCGCCTGGAGATGTGGATCTACGTGGACGAGACGGACGTGGGCCGCACCCAGCCCGGTCAGGAGGTGGAGTTCTTCGTGGACGCCTATCCGGACCGGACCTTCAAGGGGCTGATCAAGCTCGTCTACCCGGAGCCCGAGATCAAGGACAACATCGTCTATTACCGCGCGCTGGTGGGGGTGGAGTACGACCGCGAATACCCGCTGCGGCCCGAAATGACCACCCAGTGCCGCATCGTCGTGGAGAAGCGCGAGAACGTCCTGACCATGCCCAACGAGGCCATCAAGTGGGTCGCGGGCAAGCAGGCCGTCTACGCGCTCAAGGACGGCAAGCCCGTCCGGGCGGAGGTGGAGCTGGGACTGCGCGGCCTGGAACGCAGCGAGGTCGTCTCCGGTCTGAGCGAGGGCCAGAAGGTGGCCACGCAGCTCGTGCTGCCCGGCCAGAAGAAGGGCGGAAAGGGCTAGCCGTGGGCGAGGAATCGAGAGAAATCATCCGGCTGGAGGGGCTGGGCAAGGTCTTTGCCTTGCCGGGCGACGGCGCGCAGGAGCCGACCGACGGCAAGGAAGGCAAGGACGGCAAGGACGGGAACAGGCAGGGCGCGCGCGGGGTGGAAGTGCTCCGCGACATCGACCTGACCATCCGCGCGGGCGAGTTTCTGGCGCTTCAAGGCACGTCCGGGTCCGGCAAGTCAACGCTTCTGCACATCATCGGCCTGCTCGACCGGGCCACGTCGGGCCGCTACCTGCTGGACGGCAGGGACGTTTCCACCCTGGACGACGACGCGCTCTCGGACCTGCGCAATCAGCGCCTGGGGTTCGTCTTCCAGAGCTTTTACCTGATTCCCTACGCCTCGGCCCTGGAAAACGTGCTCCTGCCGGGCATGTACGCGGACACGCCCCAGGCCGAGCTGCGCGAGCGCGCGGCAAGGCTCCTGGAGCGTGTCGGCCTGGGCGACCGCAAGCAGTTCAAGCCCTCGCGGCTTTCCGGCGGCCAGCAGCAGCGCGTGGCCATGGCCCGCGCCCTGCTCAACAATCCCGCCGTGATCCTGGCGGACGAACCCACGGGCCAGCTCGACTCCGCCACCAGCGCGGAAATCCTGGAGCTGTTCACCGAGATCAACGCTGCCGGGACCACCATCATCCTCGTGACCCACGACGAAGCCACGGCCGCCGCCGCAAGGCGGGTCATCCGCCTGCACGACGGCAGGATGGTCGAGGGCTAGAGAGGCATTGGGGAAACCCTTTCTTGCAGAACGGGTTTCCCCCAAACCCCCTTCCCAAAGACCGTTCAGCGGGGTGCGATCCGGAGCGCCACCAGCTTGCGTCGCGATGAGCCCCTTCCGCGCCGAAGCGCGGGTGCGCAGCACCAGGTTTCGGCGCAGAAAGGGAGTCCAGAGGGCCGCGGGCCCTCTGGCCGCCGGAGGCGCTGCTTTTCTCTTCTCCGGCTACCCAAGGCTCTTGTGCCAGACGTTCATGCTTTCCAGCCCGCCCGCGATGTTCGTGTTGTTGGGCAGGGTTCCGGCAAAGCCGTACCCGGCCCTGGCAAAGGTGATGTTCATGCCGAAGGAGGCTGCGCGCGCAATGGTGTAGAGCGTGGCCAGCCCCTCTGCGGCCATTTCGCGCTCGGCGCGCGCCAGCAGGTGGGCGGCCAGGCCGCGCCCCCGGTGCGCGGGCAGCGTGGCGAAATCCGTCATCTCCGCGGCGCCGCCGTCGCGATCCACCTCGGCCGAGCAGAGCGCCGCGGGCGCGTCGCCGCGATAGGCCGCGAAGTAGTGCACGTCGTCGTCCATGGTCCCGCGCAGGTAGTCCGGGTCGTGGATGGGAAAGGGATAGGACTCGAAGACCTCGGCGTAGAGCGCGGCCATGTCCTCGGCGTGTTCCGGTCCCAGCTTGCGCAGGCGGTAGCCTTCGGGCAGGCCGCACTTGGGATGCGAGA
This window contains:
- the ablB gene encoding putative beta-lysine N-acetyltransferase — translated: MQPDRVTQFGNSTVQHGPLNGRAYLMRLDPEDCPRIVSRLERLAEDNGYTKIFAKVPAGAAEDFAEAGYRTEAVVPGFFNGEESGLFMGRYFADWRRVPANAAELRDVLRTARAKARPCAGDGLSHPKCGLPEGYRLRKLGPEHAEDMAALYAEVFESYPFPIHDPDYLRGTMDDDVHYFAAYRGDAPAALCSAEVDRDGGAAEMTDFATLPAHRGRGLAAHLLARAEREMAAEGLATLYTIARAASFGMNITFARAGYGFAGTLPNNTNIAGGLESMNVWHKSLG
- a CDS encoding efflux RND transporter periplasmic adaptor subunit is translated as MKKYILLAVLLAVVAGVVFWRSTGADTEITVVATGVVERGEVRRILEATGIVKAQVGAQVKIGARATGVLVNIPVKVGDEVAAGQLVAEIDDREIRAKLTEAEARYNLAKAKAERAAKDLVRKRQLVSQKLDSQSSLDEALENARVTRYEADAENASLNSLRIQLSYYRIFSPINGVVSNITAQEGETVVSGLQVSNLITVLDPTRLEMWIYVDETDVGRTQPGQEVEFFVDAYPDRTFKGLIKLVYPEPEIKDNIVYYRALVGVEYDREYPLRPEMTTQCRIVVEKRENVLTMPNEAIKWVAGKQAVYALKDGKPVRAEVELGLRGLERSEVVSGLSEGQKVATQLVLPGQKKGGKG
- a CDS encoding phosphomannomutase/phosphoglucomutase codes for the protein MKIEQRAVFRAYDIRGVAGVDFDAAWVEELGRALGAWYLSRGLGRAVLGRDCRATSPEYLAALARGLASTGVDVILAGLLATPMLYHAVRTLRTRAGVMVTASHNPPRYNGFKLWGGDCVLSPEEILQVRDLMDAGDHPVGRGVVSSHDPIPAWLEEVSALERLEPRPGSRPLRVVVDGGNGSAGELTALLLERAAQNADPEAASAPVLEVERLFCEPDGTFPNHHPDPVVESNMERLKARVLETGADLGVGLDGDGDRIGVVDETGRLWPGDRLLALFARDVLRRAPGARIIADVKCSHLLFRDIAAHGGVPVMGVTGHSIMKRALKEQGAALAGEMSGHMFFGEGFFGWDDAPYAALRLASLLVRSVGPLSAMLDDWPESWATPEIRMPCPEASKFDVVRRVREDLAARFDIIDVDGVRVVFPDGWGLVRASNTQAELTLRFEAESEARLAEIERLIREAVERARRSLG
- a CDS encoding ABC transporter ATP-binding protein, producing the protein MGEESREIIRLEGLGKVFALPGDGAQEPTDGKEGKDGKDGNRQGARGVEVLRDIDLTIRAGEFLALQGTSGSGKSTLLHIIGLLDRATSGRYLLDGRDVSTLDDDALSDLRNQRLGFVFQSFYLIPYASALENVLLPGMYADTPQAELRERAARLLERVGLGDRKQFKPSRLSGGQQQRVAMARALLNNPAVILADEPTGQLDSATSAEILELFTEINAAGTTIILVTHDEATAAAARRVIRLHDGRMVEG